In a genomic window of Trichoderma atroviride chromosome 4, complete sequence:
- a CDS encoding putative secondary metabolism biosynthetic enzyme (SMCOG1028:crotonyl-CoA reductase / alcohol dehydrogenase~EggNog:ENOG41~antiSMASH:Cluster_4.6) translates to MAPSNIAAWQTAPKAPKFEVKEAPYTAPAASEIVIKNGAVAINIVDWALQAMGPDLFNWITYPQVLGNDMAGEVVEVGPGVTRFKPGDRVVAHAINLMNNKPSEGAFQLYSVVPDFMAAPIPDSISYEAASVLPLGISTAACGLYQKDHLALGLPSEPAASSTGKTLLVWGGASSVACMAVQLARASGYDVIAVASSKNFDLLKKLGASQVFDYHDADIVPQLIAAFSGKTSAGALSVANGSLAQTAEVISKVSGSKFVSAANPITETLPAGIESKFIFGGDLRNNEVGPAIYAQFLGKALAAGTFVCQPEAYVVGKGLEAIQEACDLAKAGNSARKLVVSL, encoded by the coding sequence ATGGCTCCCAGCAACATCGCCGCTTGGCAAACCGCTCCCAAGGCACCCAAGTTCGAGGTCAAGGAGGCCCCGTACACAGCTCCTGCTGCCTCTGAGATTGTCATCAAGAATGGAGCTGTTGCCATCAACATTGTGGACTGGGCTCTCCAGGCCATGGGCCCGGATCTCTTCAACTGGATCACCTACCCCCAGGTCCTGGGCAACGACATGGCCGGTGAGGTTGTCGAGGTAGGCCCTGGCGTGACCAGGTTCAAGCCCGGCGACCGCGTTGTTGCCCATGCCATCAATCTGATGAACAACAAGCCCTCCGAGGGCGCCTTTCAACTGTACTCCGTCGTCCCGGACTTCATGGCGGCCCCGATTCCTGACTCCATCTCCTACGAGGCTGCCAGCGTGCTGCCCCTGGGCATCTCCACCGCTGCCTGCGGTCTCTACCAGAAAGACCACCTTGCCCTGGGGCTGCCCTCTGAGCCTGCGGCCTCCTCCACTGGCAAGACCCTGCTTGTCTGGGGCGGTGCTTCAAGCGTCGCCTGCATGGCTGTGCAGCTCGCCCGGGCTTCCGGCTACGATGTCATTGCCGTGGCATCCTCCAAGAACTTTGATCTGCTCAAGAAACTCGGCGCCAGCCAGGTCTTTGACTATCACGACGCAGACATCGTCCCTCAACTCATCGCGGCCTTTAGCGGCAAGACGTCTGCTGGCGCCCTCTCTGTTGCCAACGGCTCCCTGGCCCAGACTGCTGAAGTCATCTCAAAGGTCTCGGGCAGCAAATTTGTCTCCGCGGCCAACCCAATCACAGAGACTCTTCCCGCAGGAATTGAGTCCAAGTTCATCTTTGGTGGTGATCTGCGAAACAACGAAGTTGGCCCTGCCATATACGCCCAGTTCTTAGGCAAGGCATTGGCTGCAGGGACGTTTGTGTGCCAACCCGAGGCGTATGTTGTGGGCAAGGGACTGGAGGCTATTCAAGAAGCCTGTGACCTTGCTAAAGCAGGTAACTCTGCGCGCAAGCTTGTCGTGTCGCTCTGA
- a CDS encoding uncharacterized protein (EggNog:ENOG41~antiSMASH:Cluster_4.6) → MFPSWTEVSPGLWRKELEGAEKVYRDMSLAFQASGREQWRLYCQCEVRLGEGFEAFDLATALETSWKRLRFEFPALSVVPDGSGKVYTTPRSVQDVEDWASKTFIVEHDQSPESIIRAAAGPYDLPRLYYFPKSCHVLFLSSHWRIDGLGTCMLLDRLFEIVAMYQPSHIDSSFDWENEWKNLSPSLEDACGSLEPAQCSPDMDRYVRDAMETHHRVAVQGIGLPYKGSAETAPMDSCRQALALSQASTGALVAACKARGISVTAALHAALSETAFALALPEDASKDYSTVLSANLRDYLPQPYNGRTHACATYVTGLTPVVLRESSFMDRASELTHYYKNWYSDMLVKTLRLRYLYHGQKLFAKGPAVTNTRLPSGITLSSLGVIDKHLRGKYSGPNGDVAIHVDGFQFGVSLVTRQMLLYPWTFKGQLSLSINYNQAYHEGERALEVLRKIVAVLEENLGLQLDVVFLP, encoded by the coding sequence ATGTTCCCGTCTTGGACTGAAGTCTCTCCCGGCCTGTGGCGGAAGGAACTAGAAGGAGCTGAGAAGGTCTACCGCGACATGTCGTTGGCCTTTCAGGCGTCCGGAAGGGAGCAATGGCGTCTTTATTGTCAATGCGAGGTCCGCTTAGGCGAGGGCTTCGAAGCCTTTGATTTGGCAACAGCGCTCGAAACGTCTTGGAAACGGCTGAGATTTGAGTTTCCCGCCCTCAGCGTGGTCCCAGATGGCTCTGGCAAGGTTTATACGACTCCGCGGAGCGTGCAAGACGTCGAAGACTGGGCGAGCAAGACGTTCATCGTCGAACATGATCAGAGCCCGGAAAGCATTATTCGAGCTGCGGCCGGCCCATATGACTTGCCGAGGCTATACTATTTCCCCAAGTCTTGCCATGTGCTGTTCTTGTCCTCTCACTGGCGCATCGACGGCCTCGGGACCTGCATGCTACTCGACCGGCTCTTCGAAATCGTCGCCATGTACCAACCCTCACATATCGACTCATCATTCGACTGGGAGAACGAGTGGAAGAACCTGTCCCCCAGTCTGGAAGACGCTTGTGGGTCACTTGAACCCGCCCAATGCTCTCCAGACATGGATCGTTACGTTCGTGACGCCATGGAGACTCACCATCGTGTCGCTGTGCAGGGTATCGGCCTCCCCTACAAGGGATCCGCGGAAACCGCACCAATGGACTCCTGCAGGCAGGCTCTCGCCCTTTCTCAGGCATCAACAGGAGCCCTTGTCGCCGCCTGTAAAGCCCGTGGCATCAGCGTCACGGCTGCTCTTCATGCTGCGCTTTCTGAGACGGCGTTTGCTCTGGCTCTTCCAGAAGACGCAAGCAAGGATTATTCTACTGTTCTATCTGCAAACCTCCGCGACTACTTGCCCCAGCCCTACAACGGGAGGACACACGCTTGTGCAACTTACGTTACTGGCCTCACTCCTGTGGTACTCAGGGAGAGCAGTTTCATGGATAGGGCTTCAGAATTGACGCACTACTACAAGAATTGGTACAGCGACATGTTGGTGAAGACGCTTAGGCTGAGGTACTTGTACCATGGGCAGAAACTGTTCGCAAAAGGCCCGGCCGTGACGAATACCCGGCTACCAAGTGGCATAACGCTGAGCAGCTTGGGTGTCATTGATAAGCACCTGCGAGGAAAGTATTCCGGTCCCAACGGGGATGTGGCGATTCATGTAGATGGGTTTCAATTTGGAGTCAGCCTTGTGACTCGCCAAATGCTCCTGTATCCATGGACCTTCAAAGGACAACTCTCTTTGTCGATCAACTACAACCAGGCCTACCACGAGGGGGAGAGAGCTTTAGAAGTTTTGCGCAAGATTGTCGCTGTTCTCGAAGAAAACTTGGGTTTGCAATTGGACGTTGTATTTCTCCCGTAG
- a CDS encoding uncharacterized protein (EggNog:ENOG41~antiSMASH:Cluster_4.6) has protein sequence MAWAATSAYHFQRRAGENELMIKLMGDTGKALGREHWSVTSQASFKLLGSLQEADIATILREAWMAFRFQHPGIATVFNGELLEYVVPDRPALEKWAGETFVLVKDDGKTTAGDVIARLSPTPQATLHYLEGHDTVILHTAHWRTDGYGALQLLNDFLQLAAIGDGTKDPGNLAWGDEVSRLPVSVEEALLVPPSPAPAAVVAEAARCFATTALAVGAVGLSYLGDAATKARGTRGETIRLSRTETEAIIFGCKAQGLGFEAALHASIAVVAFEAASSGDNQVGGETDCRRYTSTIRRSLREAVSEVSGTPASYAALYTSGWFVAVEEGRPWGEYAALFEKEYASSLSREFLLARRAYANLVLERLRNPPQPSSTTSAAAQSGGLPSGIDISSVGDATVLVDPIHQDPGPEPEKQGYEDDIANTRGLEVLRVSVGVETLTRHTYCFVWMFRGQLQLNLVYNEAFYESHTIQGLLTQIKQVLIDQFSQKME, from the coding sequence ATGGCTTGGGCGGCAACTTCCGCATACCACTTCCAACGGCGGGCTGGAGAGAATGAGCTGATGATTAAGTTGATGGGCGATACTGGAAAGGCTTTGGGGAGGGAACACTGGTCTGTAACCTCTCAGGCCTCCTTCAAATTGTTAGGGTCCCTGCAAGAGGCGGATATTGCTACGATACTTAGGGAGGCATGGATGGCTTTCCGATTCCAACATCCCGGGATAGCTACCGTCTTCAATGGCGAGCTGCTCGAATATGTTGTTCCAGACAGGCCAGCCCTTGAGAAGTGGGCTGGTGAAACGTTTGTGCTTGTCAAGGACGATGGCAAAACCACCGCAGGGGATGTCATCGCCAGGCTTTCTCCAACTCCACAGGCAACTCTGCATTACCTTGAAGGCCACGACACCGTCATCTTACACACGGCTCACTGGCGCACTGATGGCTACGGtgctctgcagctcctcaACGATTTCCTGCAATTGGCTGCCATAGGCGATGGCACTAAGGACCCTGGCAATCTGGCATGGGGGGACGAAGTCTCCAGGCTGCCCGTGAGCGTTGAAGAGGCACTCCTGGtccctccctctccagcgCCCGCAGCGGTTGTGGCGGAAGCCGCGCGATGTTTTGCCACCACGGCACTGGCTGTAGGCGCCGTCGGACTGTCGTATCTTGGCGATGCAGCCACCAAGGCCCGGGGGACGCGAGGTGAGACGATTCGCCTATCGCGAACGGAGACggaagccatcatcttcgGGTGCAAAGCCCAGGGTCTTGGCTTTGAGGCGGCACTTCATGCATCTATAGCGGTAGTTGCCTTTGAAGCAGCGTCATCCGGAGACAATCAAGTTGGAGGAGAAACTGACTGCCGGCGCTACACAAGTACTATCAGGAGGAGTTTGCGAGAAGCGGTGTCAGAGGTGAGCGGCACCCCGGCGTCTTATGCAGCGCTCTACACGTCTGGGTGGTTTGTTGCTGTGGAGGAGGGGCGGCCGTGGGGCGAGTATGCGGCCCTGTTTGAGAAGGAATACGCTTCATCGCTGTCGAGGGAATTCCTCCTTGCTCGCAGGGCGTATGCCAATCTCGTGCTGGAGCGCCTGCGGAATCCACCTCAGCCTTCATCCACAACTAGTGCTGCCGCGCAGAGTGGAGGATTGCCTAGCGGCATCGATATCTCCAGCGTTGGAGATGCAACGGTCTTGGTGGACCCGATCCACCAAGACCCCGGTCCGGAACCAGAGAAGCAGGGATATGAGGATGACATCGCGAATACACGTGGGCTGGAAGTGCTTCGTGTCAGCGTTGGTGTAGAGACCTTGACACGCCATACGTACTGCTTCGTGTGGATGTTCAGGGGCCAGTTGCAGCTGAATCTTGTCTATAATGAGGCTTTTTACGAGTCACATACGATACAGGGGCTTCTCACGCAGATCAAGCAAGTCCTTATAGATCAGTTTTCCCAGAAGATGGAATAA
- a CDS encoding uncharacterized protein (EggNog:ENOG41~antiSMASH:Cluster_4.6~SMCOG1001:short-chain dehydrogenase/reductase SDR), which yields MTVLADEVLATALAHGRPAPHFQALHLDVRDETTVVAAAEVIRKQVGRLDVVINNAGVLGNFGKIADSNPQQWWNVLEVNLRGPYLVARAMLPLLLEADHSYMINVASVGAHLVNPMLSAYQTSKLGLVRLSQLLNREYSESGVTVFSIHPGNVPTEIMGPGELDDFHKSIYTDSPNLSAHSLVYLTAEHRPWLGGRYINCTWDLPELMAKKDDIVDGDKLKIKFDF from the exons ATGACGGTGCTGGCTGATGAAGTGCTGGCAACAGCCCTTGCCCACGGACGCCCGGCCCCCCATTTCCAGGCACTTCATCTGGATGTCAGAGACGAGACCACTGtggtggctgcagcagaagtTATTAGGAAGCAGGTTGGCCGCCTCGATGTGGTCATCAACAACGCGGGCGTGCTAGGCAACTTTGGTAAGATTGCGGATTCTAACCCACAGCAGTGGTGGAATGTCTTGGAAGTTAATCTGCGCGGTCCCTACCTTGTGGCACGAGCAATGTTGCCACTGCTCCTCGAGGCAGATCATTCCTACATGATCAATGTTGCCAGCGTTGGGGCTCATTTGGTCAACCCTATGCTCAGCGCATATCAGACATCGAAGTTGGGATTAGTCCGCCTATCACAATTGCTAAACAGAGAGTACTCAGAAAGTGGTGTGACGGTATTTTCTATACACCCCGGAAACGTTCCAACCGAGATTATGGGACCGGGAGAGCTAGACGACTTCCATAAATCCA TTTACACTGACAGCCCCAATCTGAGCGCTCATTCGCTTGTCTATCTTACCGCGGAGCATCGCCCTTGGCTCGGTGGACGCTACATTAATTGCACTTGGGATTTGCCAGagctgatggcaaagaaggatGACATTGTGGATGGGGATAAACTAAAGATCAAGTTCGATTTTTAA
- a CDS encoding uncharacterized protein (EggNog:ENOG41~antiSMASH:Cluster_4.6): MSTLPSTSKRQSQACQECRRRKLRCDGKQPQCSTCENAGIECNIDRNRAPRGPKKGYITALQNKIETLESRLREQEQHHPDWSESLEYGDETLHPVTSHLPVILDCLDDSGLHRDLLTIQSTPLASELDTSISTYSGINVASTSMTLPSDHTPAISISECGRSCNLHITDLMQDELDQLYFDRIHAAVPILHQRRYLSWSRLSEKTRSRSCLQHAVWAAASLVSAHFQHLQHTLYPEVKRLLATTAPAKIPGGQDLAVDVELVQAWVLITTFEFIRMYHYEACLSAAHTFRLAQLMGLHKVDVLDNLPSINERDFITVEERRRVFWMAFTLEILLSMHSNLPLVVNEHMITTLLPVPDHDFQNGQLTETGFLHDLLSKRSETVKWPFNECIMLAAVCARASSYSPKSFNHLQSGHQDGDHVDRQKWLCNTLILRLQTLEEDYPSQKNSSDLSLLFANLLAQASIIYLCGEAQSSDWQTGSPDSENPLQNGSHQLAIGAAQHSPFYTDSSMSRCQISIHEKVESYGCRSSTGFAGRTTSFNKCQQRTAKLHKHSR, translated from the exons ATGAGCACATTACCATCCACCAGCAAGAGGCAGAGCCAAGCATGCCAGGAATGCCGGCGACGCAAGCTACGATGCGACGGTAAACAGCCGCAATGTTCCACATGCGAGAATGCCGGCATCGAATGCAACATCGACCGTAACCGTGCACCCCGTGGCCCCAAGAAGGGCTATATCACCGCATTGCAGAACAAGATTG AAACACTCGAAAGCCGCCTTCGGGAACAAGAACAGCATCATCCCGATTGGTCGGAGAGTCTGGAATATGGCGACGAAACGCTTCATCCGGTGACATCACATCTGCCTGTGATTCTTGACTGTCTGGACGACTCTGGACTACATAGAGATCTCCTTACAATTCAATCAACTCCTCTAGCATCGGAGCTAGACACATCTATCAGCACCTATTCTGGCATCAACGTGGCATCAACGTCAATGACCCTTCCATCAGATCATACACCCGCGATATCCATATCGGAATGCGGTAGGAGTTGCAACCTACACATCACTGATCTTATGCAAGACGAGCT GGACCAGTTATACTTTGACAGAATACATGCCGCCGTTCCCATACTGCACCAGCGAAGGTATCTTTCATGGTCAAGGCTCTCTGAAAAGACGAGGTCGCGAAGCTGCCTTCAGCATGCCGTCTGGGCGGCAGCATCGCTCGTGTCAGCGCATTTTCAGCACCTGCAGCACACACTCTACCCAGAGGTAAAGAGGCTTCTTGCTACTACAGCCCCGGCAAAGATCCCTGGTGGGCAGGATCTTGCAGTTGATGTTGAACTAGTCCAAGCGTGGGTCTTAATAACCACTTTCGAGTTCATCAGGATGTATCACTATGAAGCATGTCTTAGTGCGGCTCACACATTCCGACTTGCACAGTTAATGGGACTGCATAAAGTTGACGTTCTAGATAATCTACCTTCTATAAACGAAAGAGACTTTATTACAGTAGAAGAAAGACGCCGGGTGTTCTGGATGGCTTTTACGCTTGAAATTCTCCTTAGCATGCACAGCAACCTACCTCTGGTAGTAAACGAGCACATG ATCACGACCCTTCTTCCCGTACCTGACCACGACTTCCAGAATGGTCAACTGACCGAGACCGGCTTTCTCCACGACCTACTAAGCAAGCGGAGCGAGACGGTCAAATGGCCATTCAATGAATGCATAATGCTTGCAGCAGTTTGCGCACGGGCATCTTCCTATTCACCGAAGAGCTTTAACCACCTTCAATCCGGTCATCAAGACGGTGACCACGTTGATCGGCAGAAATGGCTGTGCAATACCCTGATTCTGCGCCTACAGACTCTGGAAGAGGACTACCCTAGTCAGAAGAACTCATCCGACCTGTCATTGCTATTTGCCAACCTTTTGGCTCAAGCATCAATCATCTATCTTTGTGGAGAAGCTCAATCTTCAGACTGGCAAACTGGGAGCCCGGATAGTGAGAACCCCCTGCAAAACGGAAGTCATCAACTGGCGATTGGTGCTGCACAAC ATTCACCCTTTTACACCGATTCCTCTATGTCTCGCTGTCAGATTTCTATCCACGAAAAGGTCGAATCCTATGGCTGCCGATCTTCTACAGGGTTTGCTGGACGTACTACGTCGTTTAACAAGTGTCAGCAACGCACAGCAAAGTTACATAAACATTCTAGATAA